The genomic stretch TCAGATGTCTAAAATTAGTTTTATCAACACATTAACCTCATATCAACTTAATTTATTAAGATGTCCAATGCTAATCTTTTTGATGGTCTTATTTATGTAGTGATATACACAGCATTTAGCACTGATACTTAGCACCTGCTACTTTCATAATCTAGATTTCAACCACATAAAGGAATTCAGGGCAGTAGTTCAGTCCTTTGTTCTTAATTACAAACCTTCAGCAGTGGTCAGCAGGAACATGATTAGGTTTAAAATAGGATTAGAGGTGAGCTATTGCAAAGACTGCAGAATGTTGCCCAAATCCTTACAACTGCTGACATCCCATTCTTGATTTTCTCCTCAAGACATGGCTACAGGCCACAATTGCTTAGCAGAGGATGGTAGTGTTTCACAAGGCTAAAGATTTACAGATGCTCCCTCATATAACACAGTAAGGTTCCCTTGGTAACCTGGATTTTCTGCAGTAAAGAAGGGTTGTGCTGAAACAGCGCCTCAGCTCCCTGTTGGAGAAAATGCAGACAAAAGGATTGATTCCAGCTTGGGCAAAACTCATCCAGACAGCGGCTGTTAGAAATCCCCCTGGTACTACAGGCCCTCTTGCAAAAACTCTCCAGTAACAGGCTACCAAATAGGGACCCCACAAGGTCAGAAAGAGGAATGTCATGATGTAGAACATTCTGCTGATTCTCTTCTCCATTTTGAACTCATCTAAAACCAGTAGCCTTCTCCTGCCTGTGGTGTTCGCGTTTTGCCTGATTCCCAACAAGGTTGGAGGTGTGGGACCCCTTCCAAATCCAGCCAGCCAATTAGCAGCTGCTTGACCACTCGCTCCAGGACCATGAAAAGTCCAGTTCTGGCTCACTGCTGCAACAAACTGGACTGGCTTCATTTTCCTGCGATCGTGAACAAAAAATATCAGCTTGAGGTAGACAAGCTGTGTGGCTAGGAGGATAAGGGCAAGAAGAAGCATAAATCCCAAGGAATCATTAGCCCTGAAGGAACGATGCTGGAAAGTGCATTGGTCTTCCTCCCTAATAAACGAGTAGGTGCCCACATCTAAAACTGGGGGGAAAGCCATGGCTACAGAGAGAGTCCACACCATACAGATAACGGCCAAACAAGTCCAGAAGGTCAGCCTTTTCGTATAAAAACGGTGGTGGGCAATAGCTAAGTATCTGGTGACGCTTATGCAGAATAACATGAAAGCAGTGTGAAAGCAggacaaaacccccaaaaaggCAATCACTTTGCATGTAAGAGTCCCATACGTCCAAGTAGAGCCATTTTTTACAGAGGTGAAAACAAATGGGAAACAAATTGCAGATCTGAGGATATCTGAGCAGCAAAGATCCAACAGGAAGTAGTAAGGAGCTCTATGCAAGGTCTTATCTTTGACTAGCAAAATGGAGATCAGAAGGTTACCCACCACACTGACTCCTATTATGAAACCCAGTGAAGTCAGTTTCAGAAAAGCTGTTAAAGGAGAGAGATTTTGTAAAATGTTGTCAGCTGCATGGCTGTAGTTCGCCATAGATGGATGGATGATATGTATATTGCCTCAGTCAAGTCTCATGATCTATATAtaagaacaaggaaaaaatagATCCATACATCTTACTGAAAATGTAATCCACAAACAGAACTGATCTTGTGTCTAGTCATACAGTACATCCTCTTCTTTCTGATTTGTCATGCCatcaaaatatctgaaaaaaaatcgaGCTATCAGTTCTTAAGTTAACAAGAAATGATGTCAGAAAGTGCTAACAAAGATGTTAATTTATGGAGAACCAAATGAAGTTGTAAATTTGAGTactattgtttgtttttaaaaatcatgaggCTTTTTTTTTATACTTACTG from Athene noctua chromosome 3, bAthNoc1.hap1.1, whole genome shotgun sequence encodes the following:
- the GPR85 gene encoding putative G-protein coupled receptor 85; its protein translation is MANYSHAADNILQNLSPLTAFLKLTSLGFIIGVSVVGNLLISILLVKDKTLHRAPYYFLLDLCCSDILRSAICFPFVFTSVKNGSTWTYGTLTCKVIAFLGVLSCFHTAFMLFCISVTRYLAIAHHRFYTKRLTFWTCLAVICMVWTLSVAMAFPPVLDVGTYSFIREEDQCTFQHRSFRANDSLGFMLLLALILLATQLVYLKLIFFVHDRRKMKPVQFVAAVSQNWTFHGPGASGQAAANWLAGFGRGPTPPTLLGIRQNANTTGRRRLLVLDEFKMEKRISRMFYIMTFLFLTLWGPYLVACYWRVFARGPVVPGGFLTAAVWMSFAQAGINPFVCIFSNRELRRCFSTTLLYCRKSRLPREPYCVI